The following are encoded in a window of Caldicellulosiruptor danielii genomic DNA:
- the mutS gene encoding DNA mismatch repair protein MutS: MQELTPMMQQYMEIKQKVKDCILFFRLGDFYEMFFEDAIVASKELEIALTSRDCGNNEKAPMCGVPYHSATSYIAKLIEKGYKVAICEQVEDPKLAKGIVKREITRIITPGTFIDENLSTANNFICCISKDKFEFALTFVDVSTGEMYSCLLEEDLQKLLNEIGKYSPSEILISRSEDELYEFLEKNCTSFVQMIEFVDLQNCYEVIENQINVGKIDERLILSVGNLLKYLTETQKISFDYIRRFEFYRVQNYLQIDINTKRNLELTESIIQRSKKNSLLGILDQTNTSMGSRLLKKWIERPLIDVIEINRRLDSVEQLKSNYSILVQIEELLRKMYDIERLSSKFAYKNVNAKDLLSLKRSIEVLPVLKNLLSSFDSELLKEIYEGLDTLEDIHVLINSSISEDAPVTLKEGGIIKDGFNEEVDRLRNISKNSKELLVQYEEKERNLTGIKNLRIGYNKVFGYYIEVTKSNYSLVPERYIRKQTLANAERYVTEELKKLEDEILGADQKLIELEYQLFCEIRDRIEAQIERIQKTASYIAILDVLCSFARIAIDNEYVRPNVYLGDKIYIKNGRHPVVEKMIGRGNFIPNDTELDQAENRVLIITGPNMAGKSTYMRQVALIVIMAQMGCFVPADEAHIGIVDKIFSRIGASDDISSGQSTFMVEMSEVANILKNATPKSLIIFDEVGRGTSTYDGLSIAWAVLEYVADKSKIGAKTLFATHYHELTELEERIPGVKNYRVDVKEEGKNITFLRKIVRGGCDSSYGIHVARLAGIPEEVLKRAEEILKQLEEADINRKNIRKLRKEIKKEFTEQIDFFSYKKEEIIDKIEKLDILNVTPIQALNILSELKHEIIKAKERQLI, from the coding sequence ATGCAAGAGTTAACCCCTATGATGCAGCAGTATATGGAGATAAAACAGAAGGTGAAAGATTGTATTTTATTTTTTAGGCTTGGCGATTTTTATGAGATGTTTTTTGAGGATGCGATTGTGGCATCCAAAGAGCTTGAGATAGCTCTAACCAGTAGAGATTGTGGAAACAATGAAAAAGCTCCTATGTGCGGTGTGCCGTACCATTCTGCGACCAGCTACATTGCAAAGCTTATAGAAAAGGGGTACAAGGTTGCTATCTGCGAACAGGTGGAAGACCCAAAGCTTGCAAAGGGAATTGTAAAAAGGGAAATTACAAGGATAATAACTCCAGGCACATTTATTGACGAGAATCTTTCGACAGCCAATAATTTTATCTGTTGTATATCAAAAGACAAATTTGAGTTTGCATTGACATTTGTAGATGTTTCAACTGGTGAGATGTACTCTTGCCTTCTTGAAGAAGACCTTCAGAAACTGTTAAATGAAATTGGCAAATACAGTCCCAGTGAAATCTTAATCTCACGTTCAGAAGATGAACTTTATGAATTCTTGGAGAAAAACTGTACTTCTTTTGTGCAGATGATAGAGTTTGTGGATTTACAAAACTGCTATGAGGTCATAGAAAATCAGATAAATGTGGGTAAAATAGATGAAAGGCTAATTTTGAGCGTAGGAAATCTGCTGAAGTACTTAACAGAGACCCAAAAAATTTCCTTTGATTATATAAGAAGGTTTGAATTTTATAGAGTCCAAAACTATCTTCAAATTGACATAAATACAAAACGAAATTTGGAGCTCACAGAAAGTATTATTCAGCGCTCTAAAAAGAATAGCCTTCTTGGTATTTTAGACCAAACAAACACATCGATGGGTTCAAGGCTATTGAAAAAATGGATTGAAAGACCTCTTATTGACGTTATTGAAATTAACAGAAGACTTGACAGTGTTGAGCAGCTCAAGTCAAACTATTCCATTTTAGTACAGATAGAAGAGCTTTTGAGAAAAATGTATGACATAGAAAGGCTTTCTTCAAAGTTTGCATATAAGAATGTAAATGCTAAAGATTTGCTGAGTCTAAAAAGGTCGATTGAAGTGTTACCCGTTTTAAAAAATCTTCTTTCTTCATTTGATTCAGAATTATTAAAAGAGATTTATGAGGGGCTTGATACATTAGAAGATATACATGTGCTCATTAACAGTTCTATCAGTGAAGATGCACCTGTGACCCTAAAAGAGGGTGGAATAATTAAAGATGGTTTTAATGAAGAGGTAGATAGATTAAGAAATATATCCAAAAATAGCAAGGAACTTTTGGTTCAGTACGAAGAGAAAGAGAGAAACCTCACAGGTATAAAAAATCTCAGAATTGGTTATAACAAGGTTTTTGGATACTATATTGAGGTGACAAAATCAAATTACTCTCTTGTTCCGGAGAGGTATATAAGAAAACAAACTCTTGCAAATGCAGAAAGGTATGTAACAGAAGAACTCAAAAAATTGGAAGATGAAATATTGGGCGCTGACCAGAAACTCATCGAACTTGAATACCAGCTTTTTTGCGAAATAAGGGATAGAATTGAGGCTCAGATAGAAAGGATTCAAAAAACAGCAAGCTATATTGCCATCTTGGATGTTTTGTGCTCATTTGCCCGTATTGCAATTGACAATGAATATGTCAGGCCTAATGTTTACTTAGGGGATAAAATATACATTAAAAACGGCAGACACCCGGTTGTTGAAAAAATGATAGGCAGAGGCAATTTCATTCCAAACGATACTGAACTTGACCAGGCAGAAAATAGAGTTTTGATTATTACAGGTCCAAATATGGCTGGCAAGTCTACATACATGAGGCAAGTAGCTTTAATTGTTATAATGGCACAGATGGGATGTTTTGTACCTGCTGATGAGGCACACATTGGTATAGTGGATAAGATTTTTTCGAGAATAGGGGCATCTGATGATATTTCATCTGGGCAGAGTACCTTCATGGTAGAGATGTCAGAGGTTGCGAACATATTGAAAAATGCAACGCCAAAAAGCCTTATAATTTTCGACGAGGTTGGGAGAGGAACAAGCACATATGATGGACTTTCCATAGCATGGGCAGTTTTGGAGTATGTTGCTGATAAATCTAAAATTGGAGCAAAAACTCTTTTTGCAACTCATTACCATGAGCTAACAGAGCTTGAAGAGAGGATTCCAGGCGTAAAAAACTACAGGGTTGATGTCAAGGAAGAGGGCAAAAACATTACATTTTTGAGGAAAATTGTTAGAGGTGGATGTGACTCAAGTTATGGGATTCATGTTGCGCGGCTTGCTGGAATTCCAGAAGAGGTGTTAAAGAGGGCTG